The window GCACCCACCAGGTCGAGCGGGTATAGCACCGGCTCAGGGCCAATCGCTTTCACCGCGTCGTACACGCGATTGAGCGCTGCCACCTTGCGGCCAAGCAGCACGACCGTGGCCCCCGCCTGCGCGCAAGCCACGGACGCGGCCGAGCCGAGGCCGCCGGCGGCACCGGCGACCAGAACCACGCGCCCCTCGAGCGACGTGGTGTTGCTCACGCCTTGTGCGCGTCCGCGACGATGCGGGCGAGCTCGCCGGATTCGGACAGTTCGACGGTGATGTCGCAACCGCCGATCAACTCACCGTTGATGAAGAGCTGCGGGAAAGTGGGCCAATCCGAGAAGCGCGGCAGGTTCGCGCGGATCTCCGGCTCTTCCAGCACATTTACCGTATGCAGCTGCGCGCCGGCCGCCTTCAGCGCCTGCACCGAGCGACTGGAAAAGCCGCACATCGGGAACTGCGGCGTGCCCTTCATGAACAGCACGATGGGATGGCCTTCGATCTCGGCCCGGATGCGGTCTTCCACGGACATGGTGCAACTCCTGCAGCGTTCGCCGGTCGCGGGCTTTGACGGCCTGGCGACGGGCGGTGGGGATAGAATGCGCGTTCAGCGACACGCGCATTGTAAGTCTTCGCGCGGCCCCGGCCGCACCCCCGCCACTTCCGACAGGAGCCCGCCCATGGCCATCGAACTGCCAGCC of the Thermomonas carbonis genome contains:
- the grxD gene encoding Grx4 family monothiol glutaredoxin, encoding MSVEDRIRAEIEGHPIVLFMKGTPQFPMCGFSSRSVQALKAAGAQLHTVNVLEEPEIRANLPRFSDWPTFPQLFINGELIGGCDITVELSESGELARIVADAHKA